The region ACCGCTACCTCCTTGGGTGGAAACCTGCTGCAACTCTGCCAGAAACTGCGCCCGGGGTCTGCTGCCGAGAAGCCGCCCGGTTTCCTGCCAGCGGCCCCCGCTATAGGCCAAGAACACGAACGTGGGGGTACCCAGCGCCCGCAGCTGGCGGGCCAAAGGGATTCCCTCCGGGCTTTGGCTGTCTACGCTAGCTACTACGAAACAGCGCTCCAGCGTCCGCGAGACCGCTGGATCGGAGAAGACGAAGGTGTTCATCTGCTCGCAGTAGGGGCAGCCGTGGCTCCAGAAGTAGACCAGGAGGGTGCGCCCCTCTTGCTGGGCCAGCCGGCTGGCCTCGGCATAGGCGTACCAGCGGCTGAAGTCCGCACCCAACGCTAGGGAAAACACGCAGTAGACGAAGCCGATGAGCCCAAGGATGCCCGTTCGCATAATTGGCGTACATGTACATGATAGCACCTGGGGGTATCCCTGATCAAGCGCGTATTTGTGAAATATCTCCACAAGGACTGGAAAATGGCCCCCTTTCCAAGCTTTGTAGAGGTGGCGGGCTTAGATCGTCAGGGCAAAGCCAATGCTGCAATATATTCCTTTGGAAAGGGTATGTTCTAGAATGCAACACTGCTTGCTAATATACCCTATACCGGTATTTATAATTATAAACAGCCGCGCCGACTTTCTCATCCCTGTTCAAGTCAGCCCCTAGCAGAGCACACATAGCTCTCCATTCCCCCCCTGGCGGGTTCCCCTAGATGGGGTATAGTAGGGTAGCAGGAGAAACTAACGCTATGGGCAGGAGATCTGTTGGCGTTGTGCTCGCGGTGCTGAGCCTAGCGGCGACATGGGCGGCCAAACCCGGGGAAAAGGCTCCGGATTTCCGCCTGGCGGATGCGGGGGGTACTCCGTATACCTTGGCCAGCTTCAAGGGTAAGCCGGTGGTCATCACGTTTTGGGCCAGTTGGTGCACGGTGTGCAAAGCGGAGTTCCCCAAGCTGCACCGGCTGGCCCAGGAGTACCGGGTACCCTTCGTGGTCATTAGCCGTGAGCCCCGCGACACCACGCAGGTGGTGCTTTCCTACATGAAGGCATACCCCGCCTTCTTGCCCCTGGTGGCCGCGCCGGGGGGGGACATCCCGGCCGCCGTCGCCGACCGCTTCAAGGTGCTGGGCCAGCCTTGGACCTTTGTGCTGGATGGTGAGGGCCGGATCGTCAACCTCTACGCCGGGCGGGTGGAGGTAGAGGCGATCCGAGACGACCTGGCTCTGGCAGGGTACCGGGGGGCTACGCCATGAACCGCAGAGGGTGCGGGATAGGCAGCGGTGCTAGTCTGGCAGTGCCTCCTACAGGAAGGTCGATGGGCGCTCGCTGCTTGTTGGGTATATACCGCGGCTGTAGCACCTGTGATTCGAGCGCTAACCGCTATTCGGTGGTAGGACGTCGCCGTTTCCCCTCCCGGTACCGCTGCAGGTACTCGAGGTCCTCTGCTACCAGGTCGTCGCGCCCGGCCAGGAACTCCAGGTGGTGGCGCAGCTCGTGGAGGAGGGTTTCCCAGATTTCCCCCTCCCAGTCGAAGCCAGGATAAGCCACGGCGTGGAAGGAGCCGTAGTACAGGGCGATATGGCGGCCCAGGCCTTCGAAGCCGCCCAGCACGGTGGGGTAGCCGGGGCTCAGGTATTCACCTAGCCAGAACAGCTCCGGCTCGTTGGGGTCACGTTTGGGGTTCTCGAGGACGTGCATGCCGTGTAACCCCCGTTTGAACACCTCAGGGATCTGGCTCCACAGATGATTGGCGGTGTCGTGGAACTCGCTAAAGGTCATCGCCTCTAGTGTGGGACCGGATGATGAAGCGCGGGTAAAGTGGCGCTCCAAAGGTGCGGTGGGGGCGTAGCGCGGGCGGTGTGGCGGGTGTACAATGTGCTGGCTTCAAAAAAGGAGGCCGGATATGGCGGTAGTGAAGGTCATCGAGATCATCGCTGAATCGACAAAGAGCTGGGAGGATGCGGCCCAGCAGGCCCTCGAGGAAGCCTCCAAGACGGTGCGCGGCATCCGCAGCATCTGGGTGCAGGACCTGCAGGCCATCGTGGAGGACGGTAACATCGTGGCTTACCGCGCTAACTGCAAGCTCTCCTTCGTGGTCGAGAGTGAGGCCAAGAAGGCTCCGGCCCGCAGCCGCAAATAATCCCAGCCCTGGCCAGCTACTTCACTGCCTCGGCGATGTGGCCATAGTAGGCCATTACCCCGGTGACAAAAGCCGTCAAGGCCATGAGGCCAAGGACCAAAGCCCCCAGGTAGGCCCAGGTCCTTTTGGCTTCAGGGCGGCTGTAAGCGAAAGGAAGGATACCGAGGCTGGCCAGGCCGGCAGCGGCCCACATGAGGGCGGTAAGGGCGGGGTTGCGGGTGAGGCCAAAGTCCAAAGCAGCCCGCGCTCCCTGCAGCAGGAACAACCCCAGGAAAAGGCTCGGCCAGGCCAGCGCCCTAAGCTCGAGTCCTTGGTAAAGGTAGAAGCCCGCTAGAAGCATCATGAAAGCGAACAGCCCGGTTCCCACCCCAAACAGTTCCGTGTACTGAGGCACCGGTCGCCCCGCCCAGTTCGTCCAGTAAAGCTGGGCCACCCCCCCGAGGGCGAAGAGCCCCAGGGCCACGAAGATGGGGCCGTACTCCCGCCCCAACACCCTGCTCTCCCCACCCCGTGCGAGCGCCAGCAGGTAGGCTACCCCCGTGACCCCCGCTGCCGTGACCAGACCGAGGACGAAGACCAGAGGGTTGTAGCTGCCCATCCTCATCACCTCCTCCCCCTGAGGATAGGTCCTAGCTGATAGGACAGGTGTCCCTCTCAGGAAGCTCCGCTCGACGCGCTAAGCTGTTGCCTGTACGCGTTTTAGCCCAAGCAAGCCTCGAGCTGCTGGATGATCTCGCGCTGTTGACGCAGTAGTCCCTGCCCGATAAACACCATTTCTGTGGGCTCTTGCTGGATGGCTTCTAGTATAGCCAAGCAGTGGGCTTGCTCCTCTTGGGGGAGGGCTCGCAGCTCGTGCTCGTGCAGGAGTTCGATGCGTGGCTCGAGCACAATCTGCTTGCCGGCCTGCGAAAAGGCGACGGGCGCCTGGTCTACGAATTTGACCCAGCCTTTGGCCCGGATCACCCCCTTGGGCCAGTTGTGCAGAAATCGTTCGAAGGCTTGGGAATCGAAGCCCCGGTCACTCCGGTACACAAAGCTCTGGAAGCCGTACTCCTCGGCCTCGCTGCCTTGTTTGTGCCACTCAGCTTCCCAGTCGGGGTGGGCTAGACCCTCCTGATAGTTGTATAGACCGGTACTCATCAGTTTTTCGGGCTCAATTTGCCCCCTACCGTGCGGTAGACCTGGACGTAGGGGTTGAGTTCGCGTACGAACGACTCCAGTCGATCCAGCGCCTCCTCGTCAACGGTATCTGCTTTGTTGAGCAACACAATGGAGGTGAACTCGAGCTGGTCAGCCAGCAGGGGGGCTAGGGGTGCTTGCATGGGGTCTGCGTCTTCCCTCTGATCCACGTGGTTCCAGGTCTCCCAAAAATTTTTCGCATCCACCACAGTGATGATCGAGTCGAGCTGTACCCGTTGGGGCATGTCTTCCATGTGGAAGGTCTGGGCGATGGGC is a window of Allomeiothermus silvanus DSM 9946 DNA encoding:
- a CDS encoding dodecin family protein, giving the protein MAVVKVIEIIAESTKSWEDAAQQALEEASKTVRGIRSIWVQDLQAIVEDGNIVAYRANCKLSFVVESEAKKAPARSRK
- a CDS encoding GTP-binding protein; protein product: MSTGLYNYQEGLAHPDWEAEWHKQGSEAEEYGFQSFVYRSDRGFDSQAFERFLHNWPKGVIRAKGWVKFVDQAPVAFSQAGKQIVLEPRIELLHEHELRALPQEEQAHCLAILEAIQQEPTEMVFIGQGLLRQQREIIQQLEACLG
- a CDS encoding thioredoxin family protein; its protein translation is MRTGILGLIGFVYCVFSLALGADFSRWYAYAEASRLAQQEGRTLLVYFWSHGCPYCEQMNTFVFSDPAVSRTLERCFVVASVDSQSPEGIPLARQLRALGTPTFVFLAYSGGRWQETGRLLGSRPRAQFLAELQQVSTQGGSGCG
- a CDS encoding CobW family GTP-binding protein codes for the protein MGKPIPTSVLVGFLGAGKTTHINHLLHHQHGKKIAVIVNEFGQVNVDAALVRHTSEKMVEMSNGCICCTLREDLLHELRALSELDLDYILIESTGIGEPLPIAQTFHMEDMPQRVQLDSIITVVDAKNFWETWNHVDQREDADPMQAPLAPLLADQLEFTSIVLLNKADTVDEEALDRLESFVRELNPYVQVYRTVGGKLSPKN
- a CDS encoding DUF981 domain-containing protein, producing the protein MGSYNPLVFVLGLVTAAGVTGVAYLLALARGGESRVLGREYGPIFVALGLFALGGVAQLYWTNWAGRPVPQYTELFGVGTGLFAFMMLLAGFYLYQGLELRALAWPSLFLGLFLLQGARAALDFGLTRNPALTALMWAAAGLASLGILPFAYSRPEAKRTWAYLGALVLGLMALTAFVTGVMAYYGHIAEAVK
- a CDS encoding metallopeptidase family protein yields the protein MTFSEFHDTANHLWSQIPEVFKRGLHGMHVLENPKRDPNEPELFWLGEYLSPGYPTVLGGFEGLGRHIALYYGSFHAVAYPGFDWEGEIWETLLHELRHHLEFLAGRDDLVAEDLEYLQRYREGKRRRPTTE
- a CDS encoding TlpA family protein disulfide reductase, with the protein product MGRRSVGVVLAVLSLAATWAAKPGEKAPDFRLADAGGTPYTLASFKGKPVVITFWASWCTVCKAEFPKLHRLAQEYRVPFVVISREPRDTTQVVLSYMKAYPAFLPLVAAPGGDIPAAVADRFKVLGQPWTFVLDGEGRIVNLYAGRVEVEAIRDDLALAGYRGATP